AAGCAGTAGAATGAGAACTCTTTCAGTAAAATAAAATTGACCGGTACGTGTATTGGGGTTTATCATAAACTTTTCTTTTATTATAACTTTATTAAGAAGGTTAAAAAGCAGTCGATATATTAAATGTAAGAGTCGGTTTCAAAACGTTTCAGTTTGGTCAAGCTCAAGGCAGGCGAAAATTTCAACCACAGGAATACATAGTGTATTTCGAGGATTAAAATTTGAGCCCAACGCAGAGATCGGCCAAAATGGAGCGTTTTGCAATTGGCTCGTAAGTAAGATATTAAAGTAACAGCATATTGGTGTCAAGGAAGATATTAGGGAAGATATACAGGAGGTTGATATATGTTATAATTTGGCATTCACAGTGGGAAAATATAATAATTAGAGTATTAACAGTTCATCATAATTAGCTTGACATTTTAATTTATAATTCTATCTTTTAAATAAAATTTAGATAGATAGCTATAGAGGAGTTTTTATGAAACACAAATTAATTATTGCCTGCTTTTTTGTTATTTTGTTCGTTGCGTCATATTCGCTTTCGCATGGTGACAACGGGCAAAATCAGCCAAATACCGTGATCCCTGACAGCAGTTATATATTTGACCAAATCCCTGAAGGAACTAAAGTAGTGCATGATTTTGTGATAAAGAATACCGGAGAAGCACCTCTTGAGATTCATAAGGTACAAACAGGTTGAGGGTGCACCGCTGTTTCTTATACGAAACAGATCCCTGCCGGAGGCGAGGGAGTAATAACAATAAGTCTAAAAACAACAGGATATGGCGGAAAGTCTGTTAAGAAATACATAGCTGTTTATACCAATGACAGAAATAAACCAAAGCTAAACCTTGCAATACGAGGATCTGTTGAAAAAATTGTTGATATCAGCCCTAAAAAAGCGGTCTTAAGCGGACCACTGGATAAGGAATTATCTGTTTCTGTGATTATTACGCCGGAAGAAAAATACCCTTTTAAAATAAAAGAAGTTAAAGCTAAAAACGGCTATAACATAAGTGTTAGGCTTGAAAATGATAACAAAGATAATCAGGGCCAGTATACAGTAATTGTTAAAAACACTGCAAAATTAAAAAGAAAATACTACGACTGGGTTTATATTTATACTGACAGTCCGATTAATGACATAATTACAATCCCTGTGATTGGGAATATAATTGATGGTAAATAAAGGAAAATATGAATGACATTAAAGTAGTTGCTTTTGACTGTGACGGAGTTATGTTTGATTCCGGGCAAGCCAATATGGATTATTATAACACTGTTCTTAAATATTTTGGCAAA
The genomic region above belongs to Pseudomonadota bacterium and contains:
- a CDS encoding DUF1573 domain-containing protein, which produces MKHKLIIACFFVILFVASYSLSHGDNGQNQPNTVIPDSSYIFDQIPEGTKVVHDFVIKNTGEAPLEIHKVQTG